AGGATAATGTCACATTCTAGTTCACTTATTCTTCAaattttatgttttcaaaacatcattAGTATTTCTAAATGTCCTTTTATATTAGTATTGTGATTACTACACCGTATAATAAAAGTATTCTCATTTTCGGTAATGGCAAAAACTAGTTAAATGTTATAGACCACTTGAACAACTCTATGACTCTATGAGTTGAAGGGAGAATAGTATACAAGTAGTATTAGAAATGAATTAACAAATACTACAAATTAAAGTTAAATTTCTATGTACCGTACAAAATATAACAATATTTACCTCCAATGAGCTAGGTCACTAGGTGTATTGACTATCGAGTATTCGGATACCTAGAGTTTTCTCATACTTGGACAGGATCTGAAACGGACGAAGGAAATGTTAGTGGCAATGCCGATTTTCCATTAAAATATTCTAGGCCAACACACTGAAATGTATTATATGGACGTCAACTAATTTAGTTGGTAAAGTCTTGAAGGGTGATACCCAAGACCTGAAATCGAATCTCTCTACACCAATTATCGTCTTGCATTTTCTGCCTCTTTATACCAAAACTGACGTACTGAAATGTATTATGCGAGCGCTCTCCTTAAAAATTTTCCATTTATTTATGTGCATGCCAATATTCGACTCATGCTTGATCAAGGCTGAGCTGGGCTGGGCTGGTGCCGAGTATGCTGGCCCGGCCCATACCCAGCTCTACTGCAGTCTGAAGTTGGCCAAGCCTGAGCAGGATATTGGTTTTGCACTTAGATTGAACCGCCAAATCTGCACAGAACGACGACGTAAAAGAAAAGTGATTATATTCTCCTATACGGTAACCTCCACAGTAAATCAGCCTCCGGCGGCGGAAATGGCCGGGAAATGGGAGTGGGAGAACGCCACTGCCGGAGCCGTCGCAGGATTCACCACTGTGGCGATCATGCACCCCCTTGACGTTGTTCGCACCCGCTTCCAAGGTTTTAATTACTtcctatttctctctcctccatttcttctgcttttcatcatttttttttcggattttcaATGTATATATATGAATTTCTTATATTAATTCAGTTTAATTGGATTGTTTTCAGTGAACGATGGACGAATATCGAATCTCCCAAGCTACAAGAACACTCCTAATGCTCTATTCACCATCGCCCGTTCCGAGGTGTCTGTACTGATTACTTTTCttctgaaaccctaattgatCGTTCTGTTTTGAtatgaatttatgatttatgtGTGTATGTTACTCAATTAGCTGAATGTTAaaccaaaatttataaaatgttaCCACAATGCGTTATTCCAAAATGATTAAGTTGCTTTAAGTTGGTACATTATGATGATGGATAGACAAGTCCAACAAAAATCAAGTGCACATTTTGTTACTGATTATTTTTCttctgaaaccctaattgatCGTTCTGTTTTGAtatgaatttatgatttatgtGTTTATGTTACTCAATTAGCAGAATGTTAAACCAAAATTTACAAATGTCAGACCAAAATGCATTATTCCAAAATGGTTAGGTTGCTTTAAGTTGGTACATTATGATGATGGATAGACAAGTCCAACAAAAATCAAGTGCACATTTTAGATCAATATATTTTTCCAGGTTATTGTTGGTCAAAATTTATAAACGTAAACTGTTAGCTTATGGTTTGAGACGGTCTATGCAGGACGAGCGGTTTATATAGGTTGTCGTTTGGTCGATGAATGTCTTATTGTGACGAACACTTTGTTTGGATAAGCAAAAATGGAGAGAAAGGGAGGGAAGGGAAAGGGAGGGGAACAAGCTCCCGTGTTTGGGTAAAAGGCTGGGGAAAGGAAAGGGAAGGAGAGTGAGGGATCCATTTTCGCTTCCTATTTGATAAACACCATCCCTGCAAAATTGAAGAAATTTGGAGGGAAGCTGGAGCTAACCTTAccctctctttcttttttcccTGCCCCCTTCCTTTCTCTTCTATCTTGCTATCCGAACACTGTAAATCTTTGGATTTTGGTTTAAAGCTGCCTGTTTAACACTTTGTTTTAACTTGTTTACAGGGTTTGAGGGGGCTTTATGCGGGCTTCTACCCGGCCGTTCTTGGATCATCCATCTCGTGGGGACTATTTTTCTTCTTGTAAGTTACTGCTTAGTCCCTGATTATTGTTATGCTTCGCAGTCAGTCTCTTTTTATTTATGGAGAATCCTCTGACGTCTGAACATGATATTGATGTCACAGCTGCCTCTATCGTTCTTTTGTGTTCGTCAAAGCTATTATTTGTAGAATGTGTTTTCTAAAGTACAAGAGTTTCCTATTTTCTGCAGCTATAGCAGAGCTAAGGAAAGGTATTCCCGTGACGAGAAGGATAACCTGAGCCCGGGACTCCATCTGGCAGCAGCTGGTGAGGCTGGAGCCCTGGTCAGTTTTGCTGAATAACAATGATATAGTTTGAGCAATGCCATGGGTCTGCCAGTTCTTGTTCAATATAGGACATAAGGCATCAGTTAACTAACATAACAGTCCATTGGTAACCTGGTAAAAAATTGGAAATAAGTCAAAAAACATTTAACATCAGCAGTTTATCCCACCCTCCAAATTTCTGAGTGAATAGCCTTCTGTATGTACAACTAAGTGTAATTTCCATTCAGAGAAAAGGCATTGAAAAAATGTCAGTTGGGTTAATGCTATCCCATTTAGTCCGAATTTTAAATGCTTGTCACCTTCTTTGCGTAGATTTGACATACAGAGTATTGTTTAGGCAAGAAGTGGTTAGACAAGATCACTAATAAATCCCTCAAGGGTTCAGTTTACTAGACACAAGTCTGGTTTGATGAGGACCCTTCATTTACAAAAAGACCCTCTTTGTTATGAGCATTTTCCTAGTTTTGCCTTCAAACATTAACCTTGTAGTGTGTAAGAAGTTTAAGTATGAGCCTACTTCACCCtaaattttcttttttgttagATGTCCTATCTCTATGAGGGTTTTTAACTTATTTAATTATCAACTGATTTATCAATGCTCAGAGGAGCTAAAAGTAGATTTTGCTTGAGGCTTGTATTATAGAGTTCTCAATAAATCTTCTGAATTGTCTTTAGGACTTTTCCAAATTCATTTTTGAGCTTTTGCATTGTTGCATCCCTGCATGCATGTGATGTGTGAGATAACGAAGTTTATGTATCTTGCCATATTGAAGTTTTTAACTTATTGTGGTCACAGACTCACAGTGTTTACTACTTTACTTGTACTGGAATCTTTCTTAATTTGGAGGTGTGAGAAGCTTGCTTTCATTTTAGTTATCTTCTTGTTACTTGAACTAATTTCTTAATAGTACATATCTGAACTATTCCTAGGTTTCACTTTGCACAAATCCACTTTGGCTCCTTAAAACAAGGCTACAGCTCCAGAATCCACTTCATCAAACTCGTCAATATTCTGGTGTTTATGGTTGGCTTCACTTCTTTTTTAACTCATAACCTGCATATTGGATGCTATTTACCTGTCTTGTTATTCTTGAGCTGTCAAGCCTGTAAAATACTTGCTGATATAATGgatatataattaattaaatcagatGTTATGAATCTTGAAAAGTACTCTGTTGCTACAATTGGCTATAACTCAGAAGTTGGATTGATTTTTGAATCATGGAGAAAGTTTAACCTAAAAAGTACTTCTGTTTGTGTAAGACCTGATATTCATATTACAACGATTTAGAATGCGTGTCATTGTCCAACCATTTTCATGTATATTATTATAcaattttgttggaaaaccttacgAAGCTGAAATGGTAGTCAGGTTTTCGTATGTGGGGTAGGGGGGGAGTTGAAACTTACTTTTCAGGGGAGCACATCAAGGCCTCTGTTTTAGTGGTTGGTTATATTTTTCATTGTGTCTGTTGGGAGGGAGGCTTGGGTTGAAGTGGCAACCCAAATGCAGGATGTCCTACCAGTTGTCGAAGTTTGCATGGTGGACCTTAATTAAGATGTCGCTGTGATGAGTCTACCTTACAGTTTGGtagttttgttttatgttttgatCGCATCTATTTCTTTAGAGCTGTTCTGAAGATCTCGTCTTTTATTTTTGCCGCTACAGATGCCTTGAGAACCATATTGAAAGAGGAAGGGTGGACGGCTTTATATAGAGGAATTTGGCCAAGTCTTTTCCTGGTTAGATTTTATCGTTTATTTTCTGCAATCCGCTCTCTTACCAAGATCATTCAGTAATAGCTATGCCCAACTCAAGCATGCTGGATGCCTTTCTCTGTTGATTCTTTTATGCAGAATATTTCTTTGCTAATCAACTTCATATTGCTTTCCATTTAGAGCCAGTGGTAGTAGTTTGTTGTCTTGGCAAAGACTTGAAAAATTGCCTTTTGTCTAGCTTGATGACATTCTCTGTTCTCTGTTTGAATTACAGCATGCTTCTTACTTCTATGTATATTGAAGACTGAAGAATTGGTCGAAATGACATTCACAGTTTATGCTGTATGTTTAATTATTATGCTATCAGCCAGTTGTCCGCCTAGTGGTTTGAGTTTGGAACTTTATAGAGCAATTTTGTTGGTGACCAAGGATGCCTTTGGTCTTCAATATCTCCCATTCTTGCTCTCTCTTTCACAACATCAAACCAACTTCAAAGTTCAGACCCAAGTGAAATTTCAAGAAGGTCTTGTTGCAAAAGTTTTGCCATCGTAATTACAGAAGTAACTTCCACATATCTAGACACCCAAACCCTTGTTTTCCCAGGACCACGTCTTACCTTAGATTAGGTTTTCTTCTGTCTTCCCCAATCTCTCTCAGTCTCTGTCCtgaattcccccccccccccccccccccccccaaaaaaagaaggaaaaagtaAATAACGCATGACCTTCAAAATGAGTACCAAGACACACCTTTCCTAACTGTCATCTTTTCTATCATATCTTCACAATCAGCAGTATTCAAGTTCTTTCCAGTTTTCACTAACAGGGATTACCAAATATTTAAATGGAAGAGAGCCAATATCAAAACCAAACATCTTAAAAATATTTGCATCATCAGCCTGTTGCATACCACAAGAGTAAGCTGGAGACTTCCCTTTATTTGCCTTCAGCCCAACTGTAGCAGAAAATAACTAAAGACCATGAAGCAACATATTCACAGATGTTATTTCCCCCTtacaaaacaaattaaataatctacGAAGCACAAATGATTTAATTTGAGAGCTCTGCATCTTGAATGAAAAATGTAACTCATGATCCTAGTAAGATATTCCATTGTCAAGAGAAAAAGCAAGGGAGAGACAGAAACCTAAGGAAGGAATTCCATTGAGCATTAAGGTAAATCATGGACTCTGGACACAAGTCCTGATCACTGATCAGATTAGTGAAGAAGACAGGAAACCCCAAGCCCTAAAAGCATCTCTTGAAGGAAACCCCACACCGCAGTATATCCATAAGCTTTCTGAATATCAACCTTGAACATGCAACACTTAATTTCTGACTTCTCCTATAAATTTTAACTAAGTCATGGAAAATAAACACAGTATGAAGCATACTTCTTCAAGAAATTAAGGCTCCCTGAGTATTAGACACCACATCAGGTAAAACCATCCTCCGGTTTTCAAACAGAAGATTTGTAATGGACTAATAGACCAACGCACAAAAAGATTTTGGTTTGAAATTCCCAACAGCTCAAAGGTAATTAACTTTAGGAATTAATGTAACAGATGTTGCATTCACATGATCACATCCTTCAGCAGCTTACCAGTCTTGACAAAAATCCAAGACCACCTCAGAATCTCCACACCAGCCACATCCTGTGCAGTCTTCAAGAATTATATATTATACTCATCTTACAGGGGGAGGAGCTTTATCATTTGGGATAGAAAAAGTAGCTCTTTTTGCACATCATCTGTTGTGAAGTTGCAGTCTAGAGAAAGCTGAGAAGAGGTCAACTTAGGCCTGTAGAAGCGTAGATAGAACTATCTTTGTCACCCCACATTTATCATCCATACAAGACCCCAGAAAGTTCTAGTAGAAATTTAAGAAGACCTGCTGCACCTCCTTTGCAGTATTACTCATGAGAAGCGCCTTTCTGAATAGCATATGTTCCTGTATCTCCTGCTTTTGATACTCTGGTGAAAGGTTCTATTATTCATCCCCATTCACCAGCCATCGGACCCTTTCTTTATGCCATAAAAAATAGATAATAACGTCAGGGTCCATCTTATAAACCATGATTGACAATAAGAGGTTAGTTATTAGCATTAACTTTATGCTGGTTTGACTAGCTCCTTGTATGGgtaaaagtatttggtaaataGTTGATTGCTACTTTATTTTGTAAAATTACCAAAACGGTATTGGAATAATTTAGTGGTGGGGGTATTTGTCAGAGTCTTTGTAAAAGCTAGTTATTTTGACCAACATAAGGATGAACTACAGTTACaaatcttttttccaaaaagctCCTACAACTTTTACAAAATTAGCTTTTTGGGATTTAACCTCTCTTTGAATCCTCTCTCAATCGAACACTTCCATAAAGGTTTTTGGTTTTACCCCAAACCTTTCTCAAACAAAACCCACATAATCCTTTGCAGCCTTCTTCTCCATAGTGTATTATGCAAGCTCTCCTGCTGTCCTGCACTAGGAGATTGAGATCCTAAAAGGCTGGTTccaatttataatttttctgcAATTGTTTGTCATTCTGATCCATGTTTATTCCCTTCGATATCTATACTAACATATTGGCGTACCTAATCAAGTATACATGCCACGTGGAGCCCTTTCATGCATTACAAACATGCCACATCATCATGGCTTAAACATGTACTACATGTGTATTACAATAAAAACGTTTTTAGCAAGGTTTGAACCCAAAACCAACCATAACTAACTTGGATGTCAAACCATTTTAACCATCTATACATGtgttttcttgattgaataaaatatacttaattTAGATCAGTAACCATTTGATTGTACTAAttaatattttcttttgttttttatgATATTGTTAAATTTCACTAAGAAATGATTACATGCAAGACATTTGATGGTTATTAAGGATACAGAACAACGTCACAAAGTAAAATATGGAATTCGAAATATCAACCGGAACATTGTCCTtgccacacactagtttaatACAAAGTCATGCTATTCCAATGAGTGTTGCATTAGAAAACAAGAATTGATGAAAACTTATGTCAGTTTTCTTTTTGTGAATTTCACTGTACTGTTTTCACATGTATTTTCTGCAATTGCTTGTAATCTCTATTGTTTTTTCTGAATTTCGTTGTACTACAttgttataattttctgcaaTGGTTTGTGATTCTCTATACCTTGATAAGCTGAAATGCTGAATATATGCATAGTATATACCTTTTAGTCCGTAGTTGATTACAAACTGTTAAGAAAGCATCTTTTAGTCCGTAGTTGATTACAAACTGTTAAGAAAGCAGAGGGCTTGGTGTCTTTAGCTTTCATGACTTTTTTCCCTGGTTAATTGAGCATAGAGCTGTAGTCAATGTACTTCATACCTAAAACTTCAGGGTGTGAATCTGGTATGCTCACTTGTTAATTTACTGCTTCAGCAGGTCTCTCATGGTGCCATACAGTTCACAGCGTATGAGGAACTGCGTAAAGTTCTTGTTGAATTCAAGTCTGAAGGGGCCAAAAGTAAAGGTGCTGAAGTGTTG
This genomic stretch from Spinacia oleracea cultivar Varoflay chromosome 3, BTI_SOV_V1, whole genome shotgun sequence harbors:
- the LOC110798900 gene encoding folate transporter 1, chloroplastic isoform X5, with product MAGKWEWENATAGAVAGFTTVAIMHPLDVVRTRFQVNDGRISNLPSYKNTPNALFTIARSEGLRGLYAGFYPAVLGSSISWGLFFFFYSRAKERYSRDEKDNLSPGLHLAAAGEAGALVSLCTNPLWLLKTRLQLQNPLHQTRQYSGVYDALRTILKEEGWTALYRGIWPSLFLQVSHGAIQFTAYEELRKVLVEFKSEGAKSKGAEVLNSLDYTFLGASSKVAAILFTYPIQVIRSRLQVKGKGQILTEFQDTQIAFTW
- the LOC110798900 gene encoding folate transporter 1, chloroplastic isoform X3; translation: MAGKWEWENATAGAVAGFTTVAIMHPLDVVRTRFQVNDGRISNLPSYKNTPNALFTIARSEGLRGLYAGFYPAVLGSSISWGLFFFFYSRAKERYSRDEKDNLSPGLHLAAADALRTILKEEGWTALYRGIWPSLFLQVSHGAIQFTAYEELRKVLVEFKSEGAKSKGAEVLNSLDYTFLGASSKVAAILFTYPIQVIRSRLQQRPNTDGVPRYADSFHVVRETARFEGVRGFYKGITANLLKNVPASAVTFVVYENVLKVFKLTRRKD
- the LOC110798900 gene encoding folate transporter 1, chloroplastic isoform X4; amino-acid sequence: MAGKWEWENATAGAVAGFTTVAIMHPLDVVRTRFQVNDGRISNLPSYKNTPNALFTIARSEGLRGLYAGFYPAVLGSSISWGLFFFFYSRAKERYSRDEKDNLSPGLHLAAADALRTILKEEGWTALYRGIWPSLFLVSHGAIQFTAYEELRKVLVEFKSEGAKSKGAEVLNSLDYTFLGASSKVAAILFTYPIQVIRSRLQQRPNTDGVPRYADSFHVVRETARFEGVRGFYKGITANLLKNVPASAVTFVVYENVLKVFKLTRRKD
- the LOC110798900 gene encoding folate transporter 1, chloroplastic isoform X1, whose amino-acid sequence is MAGKWEWENATAGAVAGFTTVAIMHPLDVVRTRFQVNDGRISNLPSYKNTPNALFTIARSEGLRGLYAGFYPAVLGSSISWGLFFFFYSRAKERYSRDEKDNLSPGLHLAAAGEAGALVSLCTNPLWLLKTRLQLQNPLHQTRQYSGVYDALRTILKEEGWTALYRGIWPSLFLQVSHGAIQFTAYEELRKVLVEFKSEGAKSKGAEVLNSLDYTFLGASSKVAAILFTYPIQVIRSRLQQRPNTDGVPRYADSFHVVRETARFEGVRGFYKGITANLLKNVPASAVTFVVYENVLKVFKLTRRKD
- the LOC110798900 gene encoding folate transporter 1, chloroplastic isoform X2, whose translation is MAGKWEWENATAGAVAGFTTVAIMHPLDVVRTRFQVNDGRISNLPSYKNTPNALFTIARSEGLRGLYAGFYPAVLGSSISWGLFFFFYSRAKERYSRDEKDNLSPGLHLAAAGEAGALVSLCTNPLWLLKTRLQLQNPLHQTRQYSGVYDALRTILKEEGWTALYRGIWPSLFLVSHGAIQFTAYEELRKVLVEFKSEGAKSKGAEVLNSLDYTFLGASSKVAAILFTYPIQVIRSRLQQRPNTDGVPRYADSFHVVRETARFEGVRGFYKGITANLLKNVPASAVTFVVYENVLKVFKLTRRKD